GCCATTCGTTGAGTAAAAGTCGCTATGATTATAAATACCTGCCGTATAAACCCCGTCATCGCGATTGCGCAATCTCTTTAACGCTGATAATGGCAAAACTTTTCCATCATCGATGCCCCGCAGCAATCGATACAAATCAGCAACCGTCGTATACATATTGCCAGTTCCAAGCTCACGGTTGTACCACAGTTCGGGTTCGCCAATGAATGCTTGATAAGGATCCGTCACCGGTCCAGTGTAGGTTAACGAACGGTTGGCGTCTGTCAACATTCCCGGCAAAAATCCGGTGTGCTTGAGTCCCAGCCGGTCAATAATCGTACTTCTCACTTGCTGTTCGTAAGAGCGACCGGCGACTTTTTCAACTACCCCGGCAAGCAAAAGGTAATTGACTGCCTGATATGCGTAATTTCGTTGTGGCAGATAAGTGATATTGCCGATTGCCCAGCGAATAATACCAGCATCGTCCATGACGGAAGGCTGATACTTTTTGAGGGCAAAACCGCTGCGCATATCGATCATCATGCGCAATGTCACCGGATCATCCAAATGCAACTTACCTTCTTCAGCCAGCTGCATCATGGCGACCGCAGTGACTGCTTTCTGGATCGAACCGATCTGAAATAAAGTCGTTGGCCCATTGACCCGTTTCGATGCGGCATCGGCGTAACCCACGCCGCCATTAAAGATAATTTCGCCTTGTTTGATGATCAAAGCACTGCCGATAAATTTATCGTTCGTTAAGGTTTCTTTGAACGATTTGCCTGCCGATGTGTCGATCGGCCGGTCCAGACGCTCATCAAAATGCGTTGCTGCCGTTTGCACGGCTTCACGGTGAGTCGCCTGCTCATGCCGCTGCGACGACAAAACCTTAGCCTGTCTATCCGGAATAGCTATCTTCTTCTGCCAGACAAAAGCCACAGCGCCTAATAAAAGTGCACTTAATGTCACAATGCCTAACCAAAGAGCCCAACGATGACGCACTGCGTTTCAACCTCCTACTTCCATGTGTACCAAAGCATACCTTAAACCAGCGCAAAAAAACAGCCATAACACCTTTGAGCGAAACTTCGCCGATGTTGGCTGTTTGCCATGCTTATTTCCAAAAAGTATCAAAAACCGTAATCGGCAGATGGCGCTTATGTGCGGTTTTCTGGTACCAACGTTCGATCGTCTCGGCAGCATGGTCACTCACTTGCTTACCTTCCAAATAATCATCGATGTCCTTGTATTTAACGCCCAGGGCAACTTCATCTGGCAAAGCCGGCCGATTGTCTTCAAGATCGGCAGTCGGCGCCTTTTGATAAAGATGTGCCGGTGCGCCCAGCGTCTTCAGCAAAGCCGCACCTTGGCGTTTGTCCAAGCGATAAAGCGGCGTCAAATCAGCACCGCCGTCACCAAACTTGGTATAAAAACCGGTGACCGCCTCCGC
Above is a window of Lacticaseibacillus casei DSM 20011 = JCM 1134 = ATCC 393 DNA encoding:
- a CDS encoding serine hydrolase domain-containing protein, yielding MRHRWALWLGIVTLSALLLGAVAFVWQKKIAIPDRQAKVLSSQRHEQATHREAVQTAATHFDERLDRPIDTSAGKSFKETLTNDKFIGSALIIKQGEIIFNGGVGYADAASKRVNGPTTLFQIGSIQKAVTAVAMMQLAEEGKLHLDDPVTLRMMIDMRSGFALKKYQPSVMDDAGIIRWAIGNITYLPQRNYAYQAVNYLLLAGVVEKVAGRSYEQQVRSTIIDRLGLKHTGFLPGMLTDANRSLTYTGPVTDPYQAFIGEPELWYNRELGTGNMYTTVADLYRLLRGIDDGKVLPLSALKRLRNRDDGVYTAGIYNHSDFYSTNGTVAGQMASTAISHDGKDAVILLSNYNSHALNLHDEAVRLFQTLRQKG